From Kaistella polysaccharea:
TTTTGATCAATTTAAAGTCAGTGGGAAATTCCATAGGAACTATTTTTAGCGGAAATGGAACAACGATTTCGGAAGTAGAAATTTAAGAAAAATTATTAAGTTGATAGGATATTAATCAAAAAAGCCAACTTCCAAAAGTTGACTTTAATTTTATTACAAATATTTTATATTTCCAACTTCCAACTTCCAACTTCCGACTTCCGACTTCCGACTTCCGACCTCCAACTTCCGACCTCCAACTTCTGCCTTCCAACTTCTTACAACTTCTCAATCAAATATTTTCCGGTATAAGATTTCTCGTTTTTCACAAGTTCTTCCGGAGTTCCTGCGAAAACGATTTCGCCGCCATGTTTTCCGGCACCTGGCCCGATATCGATGATATAATCGGCAGTTTTAATAATGTCCGGTTGATGTTCAATTACAATTACAGAATGTCCGAGTTCTATCAATGCCTGCAGGGATTTCAGCAATTTATTTATATCGTGAAAGTGAAGTCCAGTCGACGGTTCATCGAAAATAAACAATGACTTATCGGTAGTAACTCCTTTCACTAAAAACGAGGCCAACTTAACCCTTTGCGCTTCTCCGCCGGAAAGGGTAGAGGAACTTTGACCCAACTGAAGATATCCCAACCCAACTTCCTGTAAAGGTTTTAATTTGGTGACGATTTTATTTTGGTCATTATCTTTAAAAAACGCCAAAGCTTCGTCCACCGTCATGTGCAGAATATCTGAAATATTTTTTTCGTCAAATTTAATTTCCAGGATTTCATTTTTAAATCTCGTGCCGTGACAAGTTTCACATTCCAAATCAATATCTGCCATAAACTGCATTGAAACTGTAATTACACCTTCACCTTTGCAATCTTCACATCGTCCACCATCTACATTAAAAGAAAAATGTTTGGGCATTAAACCCTGCATTTTTGCCAGTTTCTGTTTCGAATATAAATCCCGAATATCATCGTAGGCTTTCAAATAAGTAACCGGATTTGAGCGTGATGATTTTCCAATGGGATTCTGATCGATGAGTTCTATATTTTTAATGAGTTTTGTGGGGAAATCTACCGAATCGTAATCTCCTTTTTTACCGCCCATTCCCAACTGAATTTGAATATCAGTAGTCAGAATTTCTTTCATTAAAGTTGATTTACCGCTACCCGAAACACCAGTAATTACGACCAAACATTCCAGTGGAATATCAACATCTATATTTTTCAGGTTATTCTGGCGGGCTCCTTTAATGTGAATCCACTCTTTTGGTTTGCGACGTTTTTCCGGAACTTTAATTTCCAATTTTCCGGTAAGATATTTTGATGTTAAGGTATCGGCATTTTCCAGCTCAGAAAAATCACCTGCAAATACGAGTTCTCCTCCTAAATAGCCGGCTTCGGGGCCGATGTCAATAATATAATCTGCAGCTTTCATGACGTCTTCATCGTGTTCTACGACAATTACCGTATTTCCTAAATCTCGTAAACTTTTTAAAACTTGAATTAAATTTTCGGTATCTCGGGAATGCAAACCTATCGAAGGTTCATCTAAAATATAAATCGATCCAACCAGCGAACTTCCAAGGGAAGTCGCTAAATTAATTCGTTGACTTTCCCCACCTGAAAGCGTGTTGGAGGTTCTGTTAATGGTCAGATATCCCAAACCAACTTTATCCAGAAACTCTAAACGAGTCGTGATTTCGTAGAGCAGCCGTTTTGCAATTTCAGCATCGTGTTTATTAAGTTTTAATGATTTTATTAAAGGTAAGAATTCATCCAAAGGCAGATCGATCACAGATTGAATATTATGACCATCGATTTTTACCCATTTTGTTTCTTCCCGAAGACGTAAACCTTCACATGTCGGGCAAAGTGTTTTCCCGCGGTATCGAG
This genomic window contains:
- the uvrA gene encoding excinuclease ABC subunit UvrA, with the translated sequence MIAPADIDIKKQLFVKNAHLNNLKHIDVLIPKNKLVVITGVSGSGKSSLAFDTIYAEGQRRYVESLSSYARQFLGKLEKPKVDDIKGLAPSIAIQQKVISSNPRSTVGTSTEVYDYLKLLFARVGRTFSPVSGNEVKKDSVTDVINFIQKNENQTFLLRTPLKFEVEKFTEQVNTLKLSGFTRLEVNGNVAGIEDLESFGFVPEKDMEIQLVIDRFSYQDDESFLQRLADSIQMAFYEGHGYCSLKNIETGKITEFSNKFELDGIEFMEPNVHFFSFNNPYGACPECEGYGKVIGIDEDLVIPNKNLSVFEEAVACWKGESMSEWKRNFIKSAKDFPVHKPYHQLTKEQKNFLWKGDNTRSFPCINNFFKMLEENLYKIQYRVMISRYRGKTLCPTCEGLRLREETKWVKIDGHNIQSVIDLPLDEFLPLIKSLKLNKHDAEIAKRLLYEITTRLEFLDKVGLGYLTINRTSNTLSGGESQRINLATSLGSSLVGSIYILDEPSIGLHSRDTENLIQVLKSLRDLGNTVIVVEHDEDVMKAADYIIDIGPEAGYLGGELVFAGDFSELENADTLTSKYLTGKLEIKVPEKRRKPKEWIHIKGARQNNLKNIDVDIPLECLVVITGVSGSGKSTLMKEILTTDIQIQLGMGGKKGDYDSVDFPTKLIKNIELIDQNPIGKSSRSNPVTYLKAYDDIRDLYSKQKLAKMQGLMPKHFSFNVDGGRCEDCKGEGVITVSMQFMADIDLECETCHGTRFKNEILEIKFDEKNISDILHMTVDEALAFFKDNDQNKIVTKLKPLQEVGLGYLQLGQSSSTLSGGEAQRVKLASFLVKGVTTDKSLFIFDEPSTGLHFHDINKLLKSLQALIELGHSVIVIEHQPDIIKTADYIIDIGPGAGKHGGEIVFAGTPEELVKNEKSYTGKYLIEKL